A region from the Rosa rugosa chromosome 6, drRosRugo1.1, whole genome shotgun sequence genome encodes:
- the LOC133714584 gene encoding uncharacterized protein LOC133714584 isoform X4, protein MIANAMDGDDKLTAPQVTRKLKQLGLYIPWKKRSGANMLMRDQDLNDSNNVNASDDETLLSLMNRGKKDNIRISEVPEQITGREVAEDESDDEMLSSVLKKAKGSLSKLKDQNLTAILIQGNALENKVEEGVVSSGRFKDNHNSSHLIAEALDPDGKISSTQISNKLKQLGLKVARRKRLRHAQESVSAEPSQTDGDGEVEETVITHHESKTRPLHTRKRVSGLSEEQEARIRSLYDQFKDHNSCNHMIVTAMDGDDTLIAPQVSCKLKQLGLYIPRKKRSGSS, encoded by the exons ATGATTGCCAATGCAATGGATGGGGATGATAAATTGACAGCTCCTCAAGTTACTCGTAAACTTAAGCAGCTTGGTTTATATATTCCTTGGAAGAAGAGGTCTGGAGCTAACATGCTGATGAGGGATCAGGACCTAAATGATTCCAACAATGTGAATGCCTCTGATGATGAAACATTGTTATCATTAATGAACAG GGGCAAAAAGGATAATATCAGAATTAGTGAGGTACCAGAACAGATTACTGGAAGAGAAGTGGCAGAAGATGAGTCTGATGATGAAATGCTAAGCTCTGTTCTCAA GAAAGCTAAGGGATCCCTTTCTAAATTAAAGGATCAAAATCTCACAGCCATCTTGATTCAGGGAAATGCTTTAGAAAATAAAGTTGAGGAAGGTGTTGTATCTTCTGGCAG ATTCAAGGACAACCACAATTCTAGTCACCTTATTGCTGAAGCTCTTGATCCTGATGGGAAAATTTCATCAACTCAAATTTCCAACAAGCTTAAACAGCTTGGACTCAAAGTTGCGCGAAGGAAAAGATTGCGCCATGCACAGGAATCTGTTTCTGCTGAGCCTAGTCAAACTGATGGAGATGGAGAAGTAGAGGAAACAGTTATTACTCATCATGAATCAAAAACCCGGCCTTT GCACACAAGAAAAAGAGTCTCTGGCTTAAGCGAAGAACAGGAAGCTCGAATTAGATCTCTTTATGATCA GTTTAAAGACCATAACAGTTGCAACCACATGATTGTCACTGCAATGGATGGGGATGATACATTGATAGCTCCTCAAGTTTCTTGTAAACTTAAGCAGCTTGGGTTATATATTCCTCGGAAGAAGAGGTCTGGATCGAGCTAA